GTATGTGGGCGCTATTGGTTCTCCATGGGGCGAGCACCCAGAGCGCGGAGTGTTCAAAACAACCGATGGGGGTGAAACATGGGAGAAAATATTATTTGTCAACAACAAGACCGGGGTGGCCGATTTGGTCATGGACCCCGCAAACCCCAACAAACTGTTCGCCGCCATGTGGGAACACAAAAGAGACCCTTGGTTCTTTAAATCGGGTGGTGAGGGTAGCGGACTCTACATGACCCACGATGGTGGAAAAAATTGGAAGAAATTGACGGATGAAGATGGCCTACCAAAAGGCGAGCTGGGGCGTATTGGCATTGCAGTGGCCAAAAACAAGCCCAATATTGTCTATGCTTTGGTCGAGGCCAAAAAGAATGCCCTATATAAATCTGTCGATGGCGGCTTTAAATGGAAAAAAATCAACGACAAAAACGATATCGGCAACCGGCCCTTCTATTATTCAGAGATTTACGTGGACCCTGAAAACGAAAACCGTGTGTTCTCGATCTTTACCTATGTGAACGTTTCAGAGGATGGCGGCAAAAACTTTACACAATTGATGCCGGCCTATGGGGTTAGCAATGGGGTACACCCCGACCACCACGCTTGGTGGATCCACCCCGACAACGGGCAATTTATGATGGATGGCAACGATGGCGGACTCAACATTACCAAAGATGGAGGCAAAACTTGGCGCTTTATCGGCAACCTGCCAGTGGCCCAGTTTTACCACATTAGCACAGACAATGAATTTCCGTACAACGTGTACGGTGGCATGCAAGACAACGGATCGTGGCGTGGCCCAGCCTATGTTTGGCGGGCACAGGGAATCCGGAACAGCTATTGGCAAGAAATCGCCTTTGGCGATGGGTTCGATGTGGTGCCAGACCTAGACAACAGCCAGTTTGGCTATGCCATGAGCCAACAAGGTTTCGTTTCACGGTATGATTGGAAAACAGGGAACAACTATATCGTTAGGCCCACCCCACCAGATCCAGAGACCAAGCTTCGCTTTAACTGGAATGCGGGCATTGGCCAAGACCCCTTCGAAAATGGCACAGTCTATTTTGGAAGCCAGTTCGTGCACAAATCAACGGACAAGGGCCAAACGTGGGAGGTCATCTCGCCCGACCTCACGACCAACGACCCTGAAAAGCAAAAACAGGACGAAAGTGGTGGCCTAACCATGGATGCCACAGGGGCCGAAAACCACTGTACCATTTTGGTCATAGAACCTTCACCCGTTGAAAAAGACATGCTTTGGGTAGGCACCGATGACGGTCGAGTACACTATACCCAAAATGGTGGTGAAACATGGGTTGAGGTGTCGCAAAACATCAAGGGATTGCCCAAAGGCAGTTGGATTCCCCAGATAAAGGCATCAAAAAACAATAAGGGCGAGGCCTTGCTGATCGCCAACGATTATCGCAGGTTCAATTACACTCCATACGCCTACCGTACCAAAGACTATGGCAAGACTTGGACGCGCATCGTCGATGAAAATGATGTGGAAAGTTACACGCTCTCGATTGTCGAGGATGCTGAAAATCCGAACCTGATGTTTTTGGGCACCGATGACGGACTGTACGTCTCGTTCGATGCAGGCAACAAATGGCAAAAATGGACGGAAGGGTATCCAACGGTTTCCACAAAAGATTTGGTGATCCATCCACGGGAACAAGATTTGGTCATTGGTACTTTTGGCCGTGCCGCCTGGGTGTTGGATGATATCCGTCCCCTTCGGGAAATAGCAAAAGATATGTCCGTCTTGAACAAAGAGGTGGCCCTTTTCGATACCCCGACCGCCTACCAAGCAGCCTACCAACAGGCCACCGGCAGCCGTTTTGGTGGTGATGCCCTATACAATGGAGACAACCGCAAGCGGGGCGCCATGATCACTTATTACCTGAAAGAAGGTAAAAAAGACATGAAAAAAGCACCAAAAACGGAGAAACCAAAAGAGAAAGAAGAAGACGCGGAAACCTCAGACCAAGAAAAGAAAGAGTTGACGGGGGTTCAGAAAAAAGATTCCGTACAATTTGATTTTTACGATGGTGATAGGCTGATACGTACCTTGAAATATAAGACTCCTGAAAAGGCGGGCTTCCATAGAATTTATTGGGGTATGGATGAAAAGGGGCCGGATAGGCCTTCCCGTAAAATCAGCAAACAAAATAGGGAACGCGGGGGCATTGATGTCAAACCCGGCACTTATAACGTAGTTGTCAGTTTTGGCGAAATGAAAGACACTACCAGTGTTACCGTTAAACCCGACCCAAGACTGGATGTTTCCATGGCCGCTGTGAACGAGGTATACGAAACGGGCAAAAAACTTGAGGACCATATGCAGACGGCTGCCGATGCGGTCAAGCAACTGGTCGAAAGTAAAGATCTGGCCAAAAAATTCGAAAAAGAGATGAAAGATTTGGATAAGGACAAATTCAAGGACCAGATTAAGGCATCCAAAGAAATTGTAAAGCAAATCGACTCGGTCATTGCACTGTATCTGGGCAAGGAAGATAAGCGTCAGGGCATTACCCGAAATCCTGAAATCACCGTAATGCAGCGTTTGAACACAGCCCGTTTCTACGTGGGTACCCGAAAAAATGGCATTACAGAGACAGAGAGAAGACTTATCCGCTTTGCTGAGGCAGATTTGAAAGAGGCACTGCAAAAGACCAACACCTTTTTCACCGACCAATGGAAAGCCTACCGAGAGTCGATTGAAAGTGTTGACCTATCACCATTCAAAGAAACCAAAACGTTTAGTTTGAATTAATGGGAAAGATTTTCATTCCAATTTTTCTGGCTTTGTTGAACGTTTCAATGGGCCAAGAATCCGCGCCCGAATACAGGGGCGAAGATAAAACCGGCATCTGGTATATGTATTTTGGTATGAACCGCGTAGCTGAAAGATGGAGCGTGCATACCGAAGCACAGTTCAGGTATTATGAGACCAGCGGCAATTTTAACCAGACCCTTTTGAGAACGGGCGCCAATTACCATATCAATGACAATGCGATTGCCACTTTGGGCTATGCGTTCATTGACACCGACCCTTCCTTTTTGGAATCTCCTTTGGCAGACATGGCATTTTCAGGAAATGAAATTTTAGAAAACCGAATTTTTCAACAATTCATTCTGAAAAATAAGGTCTGGGAATTTTTATTTGAACACCGGTATCGCCTCGAACAGCGGTTTCTAGAAAATCGTGGATTGGGCCTAGAAAAAGAGACCCAGCACCGGGCGCGCTATCGTTTACAAGTGACGCTTCCCCTGACCGATACCTTCTTTCTAAATTTTTACGATGAACTCTTCATAAATCTGCAAGACAATTTGTTTGGCCAAAATCGTTTGTACGGAGCGGTTGGTGTACATATTACCGAAAATAGCAGTTTGCAGTTAGGCTGGCTTCGCAATCAATTTTCAAACGCGGTTTACGACAGATTTCAGATAGGGTTCTTCTACAATCCCGACTTAAGGGGTATCTTTAAAAAGAAACCGGATTAAGTTATCAGTTTGAGCGCAGTAGAGAACTGGCCCCCACTTTGTAAAAAGGCCCCTCTTCTGCGCTAAAGGTGACATTCCAGCAAAATTTCGAAATGAACACTACAAAAGTCACCTTCAAGAACACAGAGGGGCAACAGTTGGTCGGCAGATTGGAGTTGCCTGTTGACCGTTACCCACATAATTTCGCGCTCTTTGCCCATTGTTTCACCTGCAACAAAAACCTGATCGCGGTCAAGAACATAAGCCGTGCCCTTACCTCAAACGGATTTGGTGTGCTCCGCTTTGATTTTACCGGTTTGGGTGAGAGCGAGGGCGATTTTGCCGATACCAACTTTTCGGGCAACGTACAAGACCTTATCGCAGCAGCAGATTTTCTAAAGGAAGAATACCAAGCCCCTACCCTACTTATCGGCCATTCACTGGGCGGTGCCGCCATCATTTTTGCGGCTGTTGAAATCGAATCCGTTAAAGCCTTGGCCACCATTGGAGCACCCTCCAATCCCACACACGTCAAACATTTATTGAAGAGCGGTATTGAAGATATCAAAGAAACCGGAAAGGCCACCATAAACCTAAGCGGACGTGATTTTACGATCAAAAAGCAGTTTTTGGAGGATTTGGAAACCAAATCCCTGCCCGAAACTGTCAAGAACCTACGAAAACCCTTATTGATCATGCACGCTCCGCAAGACACTACCGTGGGCATCAAAAATGCCGAAGAAATCTACCATGCCGCACACCACCCCAAAAGTTTTATTTCGTTGGATGGTGCCGACCATTTGCTTTTCAAAAAGGAAGATTCCCTATACGTAGGAGGGGTAATTTCGGGATGGGCCAAGAGATATTTGGATGTTCAGGATATCATAGACCCTGATTTGAAAACAAAGTACCAAGTGGTTGCCCGATTGGGTGCCGATGAAGGTTTTACCACCCAAATGAAGGTTGGAAAACACCATATGCTTGCCGATGAACCGGAAGACGTGGGCGGCAACAATTTTGGCCCAAACCCATATGAATTGGTGGCTGCAGGCCTGTCGGCCTGTACCGCGATGACCATCCAAATGTATGCCAAACGAAAAGGCTGGCCGGTAGATACGGTCGAAGTGCACACATCGTATGGCAAAGATTATGCTAAAGACTGCGGTAATTGCGAAACCGACGGTGCCAAAATTGACACCTTTGAGCGTTTGATAACACTAACGGGGGAACTCGATGACAAACAACGGCAACGAATTAAGGAAATCGCCGATAAATGCCCTGTTCACAGAACACTTCATAGCGAAACCCAGGTAATTACACAGCTTTTGGTAGGATAAAGAGATATTCGTGGCCCAACCTCAACTGCCTGCAAAGGGGGATCCAAAGATGCCCACGCCCAGTTCGGCCCAGACCAGCAAGAATACTAGTAAGACAACGATGCAAAGGGCCACCCGGTGCTGCTTTTTTACAACCCGCCTAAGGATAAGCTCTATTATGAAAATGGCCGCTGCCAAAAGTACTCCCATGACCAAAAAATCAGATGGGGACCAATCGACTTCATCGGTGAACTGCATCACCACCAATGGCAATAGCAAAAGTGCCAAACCGGATAAGGTCAATGTGATCAATCTTTTGTTAGGTGCCATAACATCAGGTTAAAAGTACTTTGAAATACAAAGTAAATAAAAAAATCCAAACCTACCCTATTTTCAATACAAAAGTTGTGTATTTTACCGATTGCAGGTGCTATTTTTTCAATTACAGCTCTATGGAAAGTAAAGTTTTCGAAGTCACCATACAAGGTATGCACAGTATTGTTGTACCTGATAAGGTAGCCGAGCCCTTTATCAAGGGCGGACATAAGCGGGTAAAGGTGCGTGCCTCTTTTGAAGACAAGTCGCTCGAGCTACATGCCGCGCTGAACCGATACCGGGGCCAATACACCATTATGTTCAGCAAAAGCAACCAAAAAGAATTGGGCATTTTTCCCAATGACTATTTTCAGTTGCAACTCTTCGAAGACACTTCAAAATACGGGGTCGAGGTACCCGAAGAACTAGAGGCGGTGCTGCAGAGCGATTACGACGCGTACCAGATATTTGAATCGTTCACCAAAGGAAAACAGCGCGGTATCATCTACGCCATAGCCCGTTATAAAAACCCACAGACCCGTATAGACAAATCGTTAATGCTCTGCGAAAACCTAAAACGGGGTATCCGCGACAACAAAGAACTGTTAAAATCCTAAAAAAATTCCTACATATTTTAAAAGTGTTTTCGGTTTAATTTATATTTAGTTAATAAACCTTTTAAACACTTATGAGAAAAAATTTTGTTACACTAACCGTTATGCTCCTTTTTATAGGAGTAGCATTTGGTCAGTTAGATGCTGGCCTTCCAGAGGGAAAACCTATTCTTGAAGAGGATATCCCCATTGATCCAAACGTCAAGATCGGCACACTAGAAAATGGTCTTACCTATTACATTCGCAACAATGGCAAGCCCGAAGACAAAGTTGAGCTTCGATTGGTCGTCAATGCCGGTTCCATTATGGAAACCGATCGGCAATTGGGACTGGCCCACTTTATGGAGCACATGAACTTCAATGGCACCAAGAACTTTAAAAAAAATGACCTGGTCGACTACCTGCAGAGTATTGGCGTCAAATTCGGGGCCGACCTGAATGCCTATACCAGTTTTGACGAAACGGTCTATATCTTGCCCATACCAAGCGATGACCCTGAAAAACTCGAAAAGGGATTTCAAATAATTGAAGATTGGGCGCACAACACCACCTTGTCAGAAGAGGCCATCGATGGCGAACGGGGGGTTGTGCTAGAAGAACTGCGCCTTCGATTGGGGGCAGAAGAACGGATGCAGCGGGTCACCCTACCCAAAATCATGTATGGGTCCAAATATGCTGAACGGCTTCCAATTGGCACCAAAGAAAATCTTGAAAACTTCAAGTACAGCGATGTGCGTGATTATTACAATACGTGGTATCGCCCCGACCTTATGGCGGTTATTGCCGTCGGCGACTTAGATGTCAAGACCATGGAAGAAAAAATAATAAGTCATTTCTCCTCCATAGCGAAGCCAAAAAATCCTGCCAAACGTGAAGCATATCAATTGCCCAACCATGAAGAGACGTTGATTGCCATAGCTTCAGACAAAGAAGCCCCTTTCACCAGGGTACAGGTCATGTACAAAGATCGTTTCGAGGCCCCTAAAGTGACCACTGTCAATGATTTTAGGCAGCGACTGGTGCGTAACCTGTTTTCCACATTGATCAATAACCGTCTCGACGAGCTTCGCAACAGTGCGAATCCGCCTTTTGTGTTCGCCTTTTCATATTATGGTCGCACCTTCGCCCGAACAAAGAATGCCTACCAATCAATCGCCTCCACGAGTCCTGAAGGACAACTTCAAGGACTTCGGGCCATTTTAGAAGAAAATGAACGGGTCAAACGCTTTGGTTTTCAAGAAGGTGAATTTGAACGGGCCAAAAAAACCTTATTTGCCAGGCTAGAAAAAGAGTACAACGATCGAGACAAACTTGAGAGCAATCGACTTGTTGGGCCTTATATCAGACATTATCTTGAGCAAAGCCCCATACCGGGAATCGAATGGGAATACGAAATGACCAAACGTCTATTGCCCGAGATTGAGTTGAAAGAGGTCAGCGGCCTCATTAAAGAATTCTTGCATGACGATAACAGGGTAATCGTACTGACAGGACCCGAAAAAGAGGGGCTGAAACAACCTACAGAAGCTGAGGTCAAGGCATTGCTTAAAGAGGTAGAATCGGCCAACTTGCAACCATATGCCGATACGGCCACAAGAAACGAACTCATAGAAAAGCTGCCAGAGCCGGGCACTATTGTCGAAACGGTCAAAAATGAAGATTTGGGCACTACCACGCTGGTCTTGGGCAATGGGGCCAAATTGACTTACAAAAAGACCGATTTCAAAAACGATGAAATACTGTTCAAAGCTTTCAGCCATGGTGGCAGCAGTCTTTATTCCGATGAAGAGTTAAAAGCTACTGCCTTTGCCAACAGCGGACTTGCCGAAGCGGGCATTGGAGGACTTTCAAAAACCGATTTGAACAAATATTTAAGTGGTAAAATTGTGAGGGTGACCCCGAGGATAAGCCTTTTCAGCGAAGAGTTTCAAGGCTCTGCTGCACCTAAAGACCTCGAGACCCTTTTTCAAATGGTACACCTGTATTTCACCTCACTTAACAAAGATAAAGAGGCCTTCAACTCTTTTATAACTAATCAGAAAGGCTTTTTGGGCAACCTAATGGCAAATCCGCAATTCTATTTTCAAGATCGGTTGAACACTATCAAAAATGAGGGCAACCCGCGTTATACGGGCTTCCCCACTATCGAGAAATTGGATGCCGCCGATTACGACCTTGCCTACCAAAAGTATCAAGAGCGTTTTGCAGACGCCGGTGATTTTCATTACTACTTAGTGGGCAATATCGATGAAGAACAAGTGGCTGCGTATGCTAAGAAGTATTTGGCCTCGCTACCCGGACTTCAAAGCAATGAAACCTATGTTCCGACCAAATTCAGAAGAAAGGATACATACCAAAAACACATTATCAAAAAGGGTACCGACCCAAAGAGCAACGTGCGCATTACCTGGGAAGAAGAAATTCCGTACGATGAAAAGACCGAAATGGCCATCAAGGCCCTTGGTGAAGTGTTGACCATTAAGCTGATTGAAAAACTTCGCGAGGAAGAAGGAGGCGTCTACGGTGTGGGCGCCCGTGGAAGTCTGAGCAAGATTTCATTTTCAAACCTTATGTTCAACATATCATTCCCTTGCGGTCCTGAAAACGTGGATAAATTGATCGCCGCCACCTTTGAAGAAATCGAAAAAATCAAAAAAGAAGGTGTGACCGATGAAGACATGGAAAAGGTGAAACAGACCTATTTGGTCAAAAGAAAAGAAGACCTAAAGACCAATCGATTTTGGATTGACACGCTTCTAAGCATCGACCAAGAGGACAGAAACCATGAAAATATACTAAGTTACGAAGAGCGCGTCAAATCATTGACCTCAAAAGATTTACAAGAAGTGGCGCAAAAATATTTGGACGGCAATTATTTCTTGGGCATCCTAATGCCCGAAGACAACTAAAATCTGTCTCCAGTATTTGCAGGTTGACAAAGGTTTAAATTATGAGTATTTTTAACGGAACCTAAAAACCCCTTACAATGAAAAGATTACTAGTATTGCCCTTAGGCCTACTACTGATAACCGCTTTTAGCTGCAAACAGGCAAAAAAGGAGGCCGATGAGGCCACCGAAGAAGTTGAAAAGACCGTTGAAAAGGTGGTCGAAGAAGTAACGGTAGAATCGTTGAAATTTGCCATGGAGCCCAAAAGCGACAGCGATGTCAAAGGTGAAGTAACCTTTACCGAAGAAGATGGTATGGTCACCATGGTGGCGACTTTCTCAGGACTAACCCCCGGGGAACACGCCATACATATCCATGAGAAGGCCGACTGTTCTTCCCCAGATGGAACATCGACCGGTGGCCATTGGAATCCCACTTTTCAACCCCACGGAAAATGGGGTGCCGAAGAGGGCTACCACAAAGGCGACATAGGTAATTTTGAGGCAGATGCCGACGGCAATGGCAGCATCGAATTTTCAACTGACCAATGGTGCATCGGCTGCGACGACGAGACCAAGAACATTGTCGGTAAGGCCGTAATCGTGCACCAAGGTGTCGATGACTTTACATCTCAGCCAAGTGGCGCGGCAGGGGCCCGTATCTCATGCACCGGAATCATTCAATAAAAGCACATCACACGTTTCAGAAGCCGCCTTTTTAGGCGGCTTTTATTTTTATGTATTATTTTTAGGGTCTTGAGCTTACTAACCGACTAAAATGATGACTATGGACAAGAAAATTTTTCTATTGGGCTTGGCCTGCACAATGCTTATGTTCGCTTGTGAAAAGAACATTTCCACTGCCAGTGTCTCCTCCCCCAACGGTACAAATGAAATCAGTTTTCACCTTACCGAAGATGGCACCCCGTTTTATCTGGTAAAACACAACAATAATGTGGTCATCGATAGCTCATCCATGGGCTTTGAGTTTAAAGAACAAGCGGCCCTTAAGAGCGGCCTAAAAATAACGGGCACCCAATCGAACACATTCGATGAGACCTGGGAAATGCCCTGGGGCGAGCAAAGAAAGGTGCGAAACCACTACAATGAATTGATTGTAAGCCTCGAGGAAACAACTGCTCCCAACCGAAAAATAAATGTCCATTTCAAGGCGTATGATGATGGTATCGGATTCAGGTATGAGTTTCTTGAGCAAGAGGGGGTCGACAGCCTCGTTATTATGGATGAGCATACAGAGTTTCAATTGACGGGCGACCATACCGCATGGTGGATTCCCGGTGATTGGGACATCTATGAACACCTTTACAGCACTACCAAGGTATCGGAAATCGATGCCCTTTCAAAAAGGGACCACCCAGACCTTGCCGCAACCTATATTCCTGAGAATGCCGTCAACACGCCGGTCACCATGCGCACCGATGATGGGCTTCATCTGAGCTTTCATGAAGCCGATCTGACAGATTATGCAGGCATGACGCTGAAAGTGGACCCCGAAAACCTGCGTTTGACCAGCGAGTTGGTAGGCTCTGACCGTTTGGGGCACAAGGTCAAAAGGGCACTGCCCTTTACAACCCCCTGGCGTACCATTCAGATTGCTGAAAGGGCGGGTGATTTGATCGAGTCGCGGTTGATTGAAAATTTGAACGAACCCAATAAATTGGGCGATGTCTCTTGGTTCACGCCCATGAAATATGTGGGTATTTGGTGGGAAATGCATTTGGGCCTCTCCACATGGGATATGGAGGCCACACAAGACATGAACACCTTTGCCACCTTGGGCAAAGAGCAGACCAGCAAAAAACACGGGGCCACCACCGAGAATACCAAAAGATACATCGATTTTGCAGCCGCCAATGGCTTTGGGGGCGTTTTGGTAGAAGGATGGAATACGGGCTGGGACCGCTGGATAGGTTTTGAAGACCGTGAAGGGGTCTTTGATTTCGTAACCCCCTACGCAGATTATGATTTGGATGAAGTGGCCGACTACGCCAGATCAAAAGGGGTCCAGATTATTATGCACCACGAGACCAGTGCAGCGCCCCGCACCTACGAACAGCAAATGAAAGCTGCCTACGAGTTGATGCAAAAGCACGGTATGCACTCGGTAAAAACGGGGTACGTGGGCAAGATCATTCCAAAAGGGGAATACCACCATGGCCAATGGATGGTGAACCACTATCGAAAAGTACTCGAAACCGCAGCTGACTACCAAGTCGCCATCAATGCCCATGAGCCCATAAAGGCGACAGGGCTCAGACGTACCTATCCCAATGCCATTTCACGGGAAGGACTTCGGGGCCAAGAATTCAACGCCTGGGCCACCGATGGCGGCAATCCGCCCGAACATCTGCCAATCGTCGCCTTTACCCGAATGCTCTCGGGACCCATAGATTTTACCCCTGGCGTATTCGAGATTGCGTTGCCTACCAAACCTAACAATCAAGTCAATACTACCTTGGCCCAACAATTGGCCCTGTATGTGGTGATCTACAGTCCCATACAGATGGCCTGTGATTTGCCCGAGAACTATGAAGGGCAACCTGCCTTTAAGTTTATCAGGGATGTCGGGGTCGATTGGGAACAGAGTAGGGTGTTGAACGGTGAAGTCGGTGACTTTGTCACCATCGCCCGTGAAGAACGCGATACGGGCCACTGGTTCGTGGGTGGTATTACCGATGAAAACAGCCGCGAAATAATGGTGAATTTTGATTTCTTGGAGGATGGAAAAACCTATGAGGCTATCATCTACAAAGATGCAGATGACTCACATTACCGAAACAACCCCACCGCCATTGTCATCGAGCAACTCGACATCAAAAAGGGAGACACCCAGACGATTACCCTACAAGAGGGGGGCGGATTTGCAATCAGTTTGAAGGTGAAGTAAGGTTCCGAAGCGGTACAACCAAATAAAATCTTCCGCACGGTCAACTCACCTCTTTCCGCAATACTTCAAGGGGCGGGCTCTGCAATACCGAACGGCTGTTCCACAGTCCTATGAGTAGAACCAAAAGGGTTATGCCGGGCAAGACAATCAGCATCGGTTCCCAAGATGGGGCGAATGTGGTATCGAAAACAAATTCGGCCAACAGATAGCTTCCCAAAAGCGACAACAATACCCCCATTGCGCTGCCCAAGAGTCCCAAATACAGGTATTCAAGCGCGGTGATGTGCAATATCTGCTTGGCCTTAGCGCCCAAAGTGCGAAGTAGCACGCTTTCTTTGATCCGTTGGTATTTGCTCGTTCGCACTGAGCCTATCAACACGATAATACCGGTCAGAATGCTGAAAAACGCTATAAAATTGATGACCCATGCGATTTTATCAAGAATGTCCTCGATAACGGTAAATATCTGTCGTAGATCAATGATCGACACCGTCGGAAGCCGTTTCACCAATTTTCGCTGCAACGATGCAGATACCGTTTCACTTGGTGTCTTGGTCGTTAGAATGTGAAACTGTGGTGCTTCTTCCAGCACTCCGGAGGGAAACAAAATATTGAAATTCAATTGCATCCGAAGCCAATCGACCGAGCGGATGTGTGCCACAACCGTTTCCATCAGCACACCCTGAATGTTGAATATCAACCTATCGCCCACCCTTACACGCGCATCAGCGGCCACATTATCGGCCAAGGATATAGGTATGGGGCCATCTCGCCAATCTGTTGGGGGCCACTCGCCATCTATGGTCGTTTCAGAGGCGACCAACGAATCGCGATAGGTGACCCGAAACTCATGGTAGAGTATCCATGAACCCAAGGTCGAAGTGGTATCCGCTATGATATCGCGTACTGTGGAGTCTTTGATTTGATGAATACGCATGGTAATGATAGGAATACTGTTGATGACCTCCATTCCTTCCTCGGTGATGCCCATAGAGGCCGTTTCACGCTCGTCTGTCTGTACATCCAACAAAATGAGGTTGGGGGCTTCTTTGGCACCATCGATTGAGGCCCGGGCCAGCAATATGTCACGCGTAAAATATAGGGTGCTGATCAAGAACGTACCGATGCCGATGGCCAATATCAGAACAACTGTCTGGTTGTTCGGGCGGAACAGATTCAACAAACTCTGCCTTGGGGCAAAACCCCATGAGTGCGGAAAATAACGTTTCACCATCTTCATAAAGAACTTGGCGATGCCTCCCAAGACCGCAAAAACTGTGATAATGGCAAAGACAAAATAAAAGGCATACCAAATATTGTTCAATAGCCAGAGCGAAAATCCAAAGATAAAAAGCACGATGGCGCCATAGACCAAGGCAATGGCCCTTCTTGATTTTTGAACATTGTTCTCTTGTACGCGAAGCACCTGTAGCGGTGATACATACCAAGTACCCAACAAAGGACCCATGGCAAACAGTACCGACATTAAAATGCCCAGTACCAAGCCCACTAAAATGGCATCGGGCACCAAACCGACCTCGACCTCAAAAGGCAGGAAGTCTTGCAGCACAAAGGGAAAGGACTGTTGCAGCAATAGGCCCGACAACACCCCGATAATGCCCCCTAAAAAGCCCATACCGGCAATCTGGAGCAAGTAGATCATAAACGTCTGCTTTCGCGTGGCGCCCAAGCACTTGAGTACCGCCACCGATTGCAGCTTCTCTTTCACATAGATATGCACAGAACTGGCAATACCAACACAACCCAACAAAAGAGCGATAAAGGCCACAAGGTTGAGAAACTTCCCGAAGTTGTCATAGCGTCGACCCAAGCGCTGACCTTCCGAAATATGGGTATCCATATCGGCATTTTCGATGTCGAGTTGCGGGTCGACCTCCTCATCAAGGGCT
This portion of the Flagellimonas lutaonensis genome encodes:
- a CDS encoding WD40/YVTN/BNR-like repeat-containing protein, which produces MKKLLFLVVLLTTTPFFAQEFSMDLVQDLKPRNIGPAGMSGRVTAIDVVTSNPDVMYVGTASGGLWKSTSGGIKWDPIFDKEATASIGAVAIQQSNPSVIWVGTGEGNPRNSLNGGYGIYKSLDGGKSWKSMGLEKTRHIHRVIIDPMNPNTVYVGAIGSPWGEHPERGVFKTTDGGETWEKILFVNNKTGVADLVMDPANPNKLFAAMWEHKRDPWFFKSGGEGSGLYMTHDGGKNWKKLTDEDGLPKGELGRIGIAVAKNKPNIVYALVEAKKNALYKSVDGGFKWKKINDKNDIGNRPFYYSEIYVDPENENRVFSIFTYVNVSEDGGKNFTQLMPAYGVSNGVHPDHHAWWIHPDNGQFMMDGNDGGLNITKDGGKTWRFIGNLPVAQFYHISTDNEFPYNVYGGMQDNGSWRGPAYVWRAQGIRNSYWQEIAFGDGFDVVPDLDNSQFGYAMSQQGFVSRYDWKTGNNYIVRPTPPDPETKLRFNWNAGIGQDPFENGTVYFGSQFVHKSTDKGQTWEVISPDLTTNDPEKQKQDESGGLTMDATGAENHCTILVIEPSPVEKDMLWVGTDDGRVHYTQNGGETWVEVSQNIKGLPKGSWIPQIKASKNNKGEALLIANDYRRFNYTPYAYRTKDYGKTWTRIVDENDVESYTLSIVEDAENPNLMFLGTDDGLYVSFDAGNKWQKWTEGYPTVSTKDLVIHPREQDLVIGTFGRAAWVLDDIRPLREIAKDMSVLNKEVALFDTPTAYQAAYQQATGSRFGGDALYNGDNRKRGAMITYYLKEGKKDMKKAPKTEKPKEKEEDAETSDQEKKELTGVQKKDSVQFDFYDGDRLIRTLKYKTPEKAGFHRIYWGMDEKGPDRPSRKISKQNRERGGIDVKPGTYNVVVSFGEMKDTTSVTVKPDPRLDVSMAAVNEVYETGKKLEDHMQTAADAVKQLVESKDLAKKFEKEMKDLDKDKFKDQIKASKEIVKQIDSVIALYLGKEDKRQGITRNPEITVMQRLNTARFYVGTRKNGITETERRLIRFAEADLKEALQKTNTFFTDQWKAYRESIESVDLSPFKETKTFSLN
- a CDS encoding DUF2490 domain-containing protein; this encodes MGKIFIPIFLALLNVSMGQESAPEYRGEDKTGIWYMYFGMNRVAERWSVHTEAQFRYYETSGNFNQTLLRTGANYHINDNAIATLGYAFIDTDPSFLESPLADMAFSGNEILENRIFQQFILKNKVWEFLFEHRYRLEQRFLENRGLGLEKETQHRARYRLQVTLPLTDTFFLNFYDELFINLQDNLFGQNRLYGAVGVHITENSSLQLGWLRNQFSNAVYDRFQIGFFYNPDLRGIFKKKPD
- a CDS encoding bifunctional alpha/beta hydrolase/OsmC family protein, with the translated sequence MNTTKVTFKNTEGQQLVGRLELPVDRYPHNFALFAHCFTCNKNLIAVKNISRALTSNGFGVLRFDFTGLGESEGDFADTNFSGNVQDLIAAADFLKEEYQAPTLLIGHSLGGAAIIFAAVEIESVKALATIGAPSNPTHVKHLLKSGIEDIKETGKATINLSGRDFTIKKQFLEDLETKSLPETVKNLRKPLLIMHAPQDTTVGIKNAEEIYHAAHHPKSFISLDGADHLLFKKEDSLYVGGVISGWAKRYLDVQDIIDPDLKTKYQVVARLGADEGFTTQMKVGKHHMLADEPEDVGGNNFGPNPYELVAAGLSACTAMTIQMYAKRKGWPVDTVEVHTSYGKDYAKDCGNCETDGAKIDTFERLITLTGELDDKQRQRIKEIADKCPVHRTLHSETQVITQLLVG
- a CDS encoding YdeI/OmpD-associated family protein, whose product is MESKVFEVTIQGMHSIVVPDKVAEPFIKGGHKRVKVRASFEDKSLELHAALNRYRGQYTIMFSKSNQKELGIFPNDYFQLQLFEDTSKYGVEVPEELEAVLQSDYDAYQIFESFTKGKQRGIIYAIARYKNPQTRIDKSLMLCENLKRGIRDNKELLKS